The following are encoded in a window of Cryobacterium sp. CG_9.6 genomic DNA:
- a CDS encoding SDR family NAD(P)-dependent oxidoreductase encodes MSVIAIIGAGPGLGAAVARKFGREGFSVALISRDQAKLDALAATLEADGVTARGYAANVLEPAALESALARAAAELGAITTLQYSPLPSRDYLKPVLDLTPELALEALQFSALGLIRAVRAVLPAMREKGDGSVILINGGTSVKARAGFAGTSVAFPSESAYGEMLHDALEDEGVRVRQLVIPGGIPQLQLPNGIDDVAARIWELHAATGPFRTMLIPLEDGRE; translated from the coding sequence ATGTCAGTCATCGCCATCATCGGAGCTGGACCCGGACTCGGAGCAGCGGTCGCTCGCAAGTTCGGACGCGAGGGCTTTTCCGTCGCCCTCATCTCGAGAGATCAGGCGAAGCTCGACGCTTTGGCTGCGACTCTTGAAGCGGATGGCGTGACCGCCCGCGGTTATGCCGCCAACGTTCTCGAGCCAGCAGCTCTGGAGTCCGCGCTTGCGCGTGCCGCGGCCGAGTTGGGTGCGATCACCACGCTGCAGTACAGCCCGCTTCCGTCTCGTGACTACCTGAAGCCGGTGCTCGATTTGACTCCCGAGCTTGCCCTGGAAGCGCTGCAGTTCTCGGCCCTTGGCCTCATTCGTGCGGTGCGCGCGGTGCTGCCGGCCATGCGGGAGAAGGGCGATGGCAGCGTCATCCTCATCAATGGCGGAACCTCGGTGAAGGCACGCGCTGGCTTCGCCGGCACATCGGTAGCCTTCCCGTCCGAAAGTGCCTACGGTGAGATGCTGCACGACGCGCTCGAGGACGAGGGGGTGCGCGTGCGTCAGCTTGTTATCCCTGGAGGAATTCCCCAGCTTCAGCTGCCGAACGGCATCGACGACGTGGCCGCCCGCATCTGGGAGCTCCATGCCGCTACGGGTCCCTTCCGTACCATGCTCATCCCGCTCGAGGATGGCCGCGAGTAG
- a CDS encoding acyl-CoA dehydrogenase family protein, with product MTMTQTPIAEALAEVTAIAAAHAEEVDTDGFYPIDAVDALRRTGLLGLVISEEAGGMGAGPAEFIDVVGSLAAACGSTAMIYLMHVAAAVTVASAPPQAMPDLLSRMASGEVLGTLAFSEKGSRSHFWAPVSESVIDGEDLSFTAYKSWVTSAGHADVFVMSSKSAVDPDTVDLYAIPSTTPGLNIAGPWRGLGLRGNESSPMSVAVKIPAGYRIGAAGSGFGTMMATVLPWFNLGNSAVSLGLSRSAVDAATAHVTGARLEHLDQALSALPTIRAQVAKMSIALAAQYAYLAAAAAKVANPVEDTGLFVLGVKASTNDAALAITESAMRVCGGAAFSKHLPIERAFRDARAGSVMAPTADVLYDFYGKALTGLPLF from the coding sequence ATGACAATGACGCAAACACCGATTGCCGAAGCTCTTGCAGAGGTGACAGCAATCGCCGCAGCTCACGCCGAAGAGGTCGACACCGACGGCTTTTACCCGATCGATGCGGTGGATGCACTGCGCAGAACAGGGTTGCTCGGTCTCGTGATCAGCGAGGAGGCCGGGGGTATGGGTGCCGGTCCGGCCGAGTTCATTGACGTCGTCGGGTCCTTGGCTGCAGCGTGCGGGTCGACCGCAATGATTTACCTGATGCACGTCGCCGCTGCGGTGACCGTGGCATCCGCTCCTCCGCAAGCCATGCCGGACCTTCTCTCACGCATGGCATCGGGCGAGGTCCTGGGTACCCTCGCCTTCAGTGAAAAAGGATCTCGGTCCCATTTCTGGGCTCCGGTATCGGAATCTGTGATTGATGGTGAGGACCTGAGTTTTACGGCCTACAAGAGTTGGGTCACCTCGGCCGGCCATGCCGACGTCTTCGTGATGTCGTCAAAAAGTGCGGTCGATCCCGACACCGTCGATCTTTACGCGATCCCGTCCACCACACCCGGCCTCAACATCGCTGGCCCGTGGCGCGGGCTGGGGCTGCGCGGCAATGAGTCGAGTCCCATGTCGGTTGCCGTGAAGATTCCCGCCGGATATCGCATCGGGGCGGCGGGCAGCGGTTTCGGCACGATGATGGCTACGGTGCTGCCGTGGTTCAACCTGGGTAACTCGGCCGTGTCGCTCGGGCTTTCACGTTCAGCCGTGGACGCAGCAACGGCTCATGTGACCGGCGCACGCTTGGAGCATCTGGATCAGGCGCTGTCGGCGTTGCCCACAATTCGTGCTCAGGTGGCGAAAATGAGCATTGCGCTGGCCGCTCAGTATGCCTATCTGGCTGCGGCGGCGGCGAAAGTAGCCAACCCCGTCGAAGATACGGGGCTGTTCGTGCTGGGGGTGAAAGCATCGACCAATGATGCGGCCCTCGCAATTACCGAGTCCGCGATGCGGGTGTGCGGGGGAGCCGCGTTCTCCAAGCACCTTCCGATAGAGCGGGCGTTCCGGGACGCCCGAGCGGGTTCTGTTATGGCGCCCACGGCCGACGTGCTCTACGACTTCTATGGCAAGGCCCTCACCGGCCTTCCGCTGTTCTGA
- a CDS encoding PhnD/SsuA/transferrin family substrate-binding protein — protein MSQLSGAPLLIGAVAYTPNVVPIWEGIREYFDEPESAMDFVLFSNYGRLVDALQAGMIDIAWNTNLAYARAVMQTDGGVRALAQRDTDAAFSTVFVAAAGSGWSGPSDIATRRLALGSADSAHAAILPLHYLREAGVDVDHMQIKRFDSDIGKHGDTGRSELDAIDAVLAGDADIAAIGITVWENIGRGDLMPGTLEEVWQTETYSHCMFTALDTLPDSVSAPWVAKLMAMDWEVPAHRRILELEGLTKWVEPHLDGYGGLFEAIEQQGIDSRW, from the coding sequence ATGTCGCAACTCAGTGGAGCCCCCCTTCTCATCGGAGCCGTCGCCTACACGCCGAACGTCGTTCCCATCTGGGAAGGCATTCGCGAGTATTTTGACGAGCCAGAGTCGGCCATGGACTTCGTGCTGTTCTCCAACTACGGGCGACTGGTGGATGCTTTGCAGGCCGGGATGATCGACATTGCCTGGAATACCAACCTTGCCTACGCTCGAGCGGTGATGCAGACCGATGGAGGCGTGCGAGCCCTCGCGCAGCGGGACACCGACGCCGCATTTTCGACCGTATTCGTGGCAGCAGCGGGTAGCGGATGGTCTGGCCCCAGCGATATTGCAACCAGGCGGCTGGCGCTCGGCTCTGCGGATTCGGCGCACGCCGCTATCCTGCCTCTCCACTACCTGCGCGAAGCCGGGGTCGACGTGGATCACATGCAGATTAAGCGCTTTGACAGCGATATCGGCAAGCACGGTGACACCGGGCGCAGCGAGCTGGACGCAATCGACGCCGTTCTCGCCGGGGATGCTGACATCGCAGCCATCGGCATCACCGTCTGGGAAAACATTGGTCGTGGTGACCTCATGCCCGGAACGCTGGAGGAGGTCTGGCAAACCGAGACATACTCGCACTGCATGTTCACCGCCCTCGACACTCTTCCCGACTCGGTGAGCGCACCCTGGGTCGCGAAGCTGATGGCCATGGACTGGGAGGTACCCGCGCACCGGCGCATCCTTGAACTTGAGGGTCTCACCAAATGGGTCGAGCCACACCTTGATGGTTACGGTGGCCTGTTTGAAGCTATCGAGCAGCAGGGGATTGATTCACGATGGTAG
- a CDS encoding radical SAM protein yields MALMRTVEQLAEGDTAEFSVASASELELVRRWCAKTGNTLVSTVMVEQDAGHVTVGRGRPRNPATMIPANRMPGARLWLYTNFHCNLACDYCCVASSPKTDPRLLGIETIETLVTEAAEWGVRELYLTGGEPFLLPDIDAIVKTCVDRLPTTLLTNGMLFRGQGLRKLQAMPRDNFALQISVDSPTAEVHDSHRGAGSWKRALAGITVALAEGFTVRVAATISANDDPALDELHILFDGLGIPRADQVIRPIAHQGVSDEGIAFSRESLIPEVTVTAEGIYWHPVAALDENALVSRDILPLAPSLDRVSDLFTEQWSSMTAASAMFACA; encoded by the coding sequence ATGGCGCTCATGCGAACGGTTGAGCAACTGGCCGAGGGTGACACGGCCGAGTTTTCTGTGGCGTCGGCGAGCGAGCTAGAGCTCGTTCGCCGGTGGTGCGCGAAGACCGGAAACACGCTGGTCAGCACGGTCATGGTCGAGCAGGACGCGGGTCACGTGACCGTCGGCCGTGGACGCCCTCGCAACCCGGCGACGATGATCCCCGCCAACCGGATGCCTGGAGCCCGGCTCTGGCTGTACACCAACTTTCACTGCAACTTGGCCTGTGATTACTGCTGTGTGGCGTCCTCGCCCAAGACCGATCCGCGCCTTCTCGGGATTGAGACCATCGAAACGCTCGTGACTGAGGCGGCGGAGTGGGGCGTGCGCGAGCTGTATCTGACCGGCGGAGAGCCATTCCTGCTTCCCGACATCGATGCGATCGTGAAGACCTGCGTCGATCGGCTGCCGACCACGTTGTTGACCAACGGGATGTTGTTCCGTGGCCAGGGCCTGCGTAAGCTGCAGGCGATGCCGCGCGACAATTTTGCGTTGCAGATCAGCGTGGACTCGCCGACCGCCGAGGTGCACGACTCGCACCGCGGTGCAGGGAGCTGGAAGCGAGCGCTTGCCGGCATTACCGTTGCCCTGGCCGAGGGTTTCACCGTGCGGGTCGCTGCCACCATCTCGGCGAACGACGACCCGGCCCTTGACGAACTGCACATCCTGTTCGACGGACTGGGCATACCGCGGGCCGACCAGGTGATCCGTCCCATTGCTCACCAAGGGGTCTCGGATGAAGGGATCGCATTCTCGCGGGAATCCCTCATTCCCGAGGTAACGGTGACCGCCGAGGGAATCTATTGGCATCCGGTTGCAGCACTCGACGAGAATGCTCTCGTCAGTCGAGATATCCTTCCGCTGGCGCCCTCTCTCGACCGGGTGAGTGACCTCTTCACCGAGCAGTGGTCGTCGATGACAGCTGCATCCGCCATGTTCGCGTGCGCCTGA
- a CDS encoding TQO small subunit DoxD codes for MNVHTTSAAARELDVNAIATGRATRVVLAAVRIAVGLMWLQNVNWKRPPDFGQAAQNGLFQYTNYAVENPVLAPFTWLVQNVIFPNFALFGWGVLLAEFCLGAFLLVGFLTRFWAMVGILQTIAITLSVLNTPAEWQWSYYLMFAAQFVILVTGAGRVAGVDGLLRPQWSRVSGRPARIALVLS; via the coding sequence ATGAACGTGCACACAACTTCAGCGGCGGCCCGTGAGCTGGACGTCAACGCGATCGCGACGGGCCGGGCCACCCGAGTGGTGCTCGCGGCGGTGCGAATTGCTGTGGGGTTAATGTGGCTACAGAATGTGAACTGGAAACGACCGCCCGACTTTGGGCAGGCCGCTCAAAACGGACTCTTCCAATACACGAATTACGCGGTGGAGAACCCGGTTCTGGCTCCCTTCACCTGGCTGGTACAAAACGTCATCTTCCCCAACTTCGCGCTCTTCGGCTGGGGTGTGCTCCTTGCCGAGTTCTGCCTCGGTGCGTTCCTGTTGGTCGGGTTCCTGACGCGCTTTTGGGCGATGGTGGGGATCCTGCAGACGATCGCGATTACGCTCTCGGTGCTGAATACACCAGCCGAGTGGCAGTGGAGCTATTACCTCATGTTCGCCGCGCAATTCGTGATTCTGGTTACTGGTGCCGGCCGCGTTGCCGGGGTCGACGGACTGCTTCGTCCGCAGTGGTCCCGCGTCTCGGGTCGGCCAGCCCGGATTGCCCTGGTGCTGTCATGA
- a CDS encoding AsnC family transcriptional regulator — protein MPDSYVPDELDIAIVDSLSINPRASWMAVADALGSNASTVSRRWERLKLLGLAWTLCVRDYTALAVQDHLDIRCRPGFAEELATLFCEMKCCLTVSAVSGNADLRVLVDVPDISSLHTFMNLEVWRNPGILSVEHNIATEVFQTARGWVSGSLSLRQQTALRQSVTLHRPALARLTSREEQIALILQRDARTSASDIADELGMSLPSASRQVSRLIASNKIELRAEAAHAVVGWPISVCLYSQVKPGALRAAAAEAAKLPRSRATHTVVSPRWNLMTIYWMRDLAEIHRIEESLEALSESLVVVARQVTLKSYKRMGMIFDDNERAVRSVATDL, from the coding sequence TTGCCGGATTCTTACGTACCTGACGAGTTGGACATCGCTATTGTCGACAGCCTGAGCATCAATCCGCGTGCCAGCTGGATGGCTGTGGCCGATGCCTTGGGCAGCAATGCATCGACGGTTTCTCGCCGCTGGGAACGGTTAAAGTTGCTCGGACTGGCGTGGACGCTGTGTGTGAGGGACTACACGGCCTTGGCGGTGCAGGACCATCTCGACATTCGCTGCCGTCCGGGATTCGCCGAGGAGCTCGCTACTTTGTTTTGTGAGATGAAGTGCTGCCTCACCGTTTCGGCGGTCTCCGGAAACGCCGACCTGCGCGTACTCGTTGACGTGCCCGATATCAGTTCCCTGCATACCTTCATGAACCTTGAGGTGTGGCGAAATCCGGGCATCCTCAGCGTCGAGCACAACATTGCAACTGAAGTCTTTCAAACCGCCCGCGGCTGGGTGTCTGGATCGCTCTCGCTCCGCCAACAGACCGCTCTGCGGCAATCGGTTACGCTTCACCGGCCCGCACTGGCGAGGCTGACATCCCGGGAGGAGCAGATCGCCCTCATCCTGCAACGTGATGCGCGAACATCGGCCAGCGACATCGCTGACGAGCTGGGTATGAGCCTTCCCTCAGCCAGTCGCCAGGTCAGTCGGTTGATCGCGTCGAACAAGATCGAGCTGCGGGCGGAAGCCGCACACGCCGTGGTGGGCTGGCCCATCTCGGTGTGCCTGTATTCTCAGGTGAAGCCGGGTGCCCTGCGCGCGGCGGCGGCGGAAGCTGCAAAACTGCCCCGATCTCGTGCTACCCACACAGTGGTGAGCCCGAGGTGGAATCTGATGACTATCTATTGGATGCGGGATTTGGCGGAGATTCATCGGATCGAAGAGTCACTCGAAGCACTGAGCGAATCCCTGGTTGTCGTGGCCAGGCAGGTGACACTCAAGTCCTACAAGCGCATGGGCATGATCTTCGATGACAATGAACGGGCTGTGCGCAGCGTAGCGACCGACCTGTAA
- a CDS encoding M20/M25/M40 family metallo-hydrolase, which translates to MSKRSTAAEPSLLISHALAYLTAHADDMVHDLKTYVRWETPSDDKELLDRAFPLILEWIYARIGMPVREEIFESADLGNIAVLDFGHTPESVLLAHYDTVWPAGTTRAWPLQFDAEYLSGPGVFDMKAGLVQAVWGIRSLQQTAGFTPHTRLILTGDEETGSHASRAIIETKTNGMPAVYVFEGSSGGALKTGRKGVGLFTVNAMGIEAHAGLNPLDGASAVHAIAEAITQIVGFADHAAGTTVNAGLVTGGSRSNVSAGRAQTQVDVRVTSIAEMARIDRCFTSLTTTDPRVTLTVDTEWNRPPFERTTEIGMLFARAARVGRLLGIDLTEVSVGGASDANFVAALGIPVLDGLGAVGDGAHARHEHASRSGLVERAALAAGLLLPDSAWPTPVPSVAATSVFDESGRAIAPAPIVSVPRVPVPIADQASVAATRAANIAGVRIREETEINELREVSELLVTIWGTGRGESPMSAELLRGLGHAGSAVSAAYDRNGGLCGAAVLIVSPGSVSAYSLIAGVLSANADQGVGFALKQHQRAWALERGIDEISWTFDPLVSRNARFNLTKLGAHSVEYTSNFYGAMSGAINANDESDRLTALWPLTTQLAVECSEGRASTVELPAFSPDQVRDVGPDGEPAVIEAEGALWCRVPTDIVALRRQSPRIAAEWRQFAREIFTTSFSSGHIIRGVTRAGWYRLETEGQ; encoded by the coding sequence ATGTCTAAACGTTCAACCGCGGCCGAGCCGAGTCTGCTCATCAGCCACGCGCTCGCGTATCTCACAGCCCATGCTGACGACATGGTGCACGACCTCAAAACATACGTTCGATGGGAAACCCCGAGCGATGACAAAGAGTTGCTTGATCGTGCCTTCCCGCTCATTCTCGAGTGGATCTACGCGCGGATCGGCATGCCCGTGCGAGAGGAAATTTTTGAAAGCGCTGATCTCGGCAATATTGCCGTGCTCGATTTTGGCCACACTCCTGAGTCCGTGCTTCTCGCGCACTATGACACCGTATGGCCCGCGGGTACGACGCGTGCGTGGCCGTTGCAATTCGACGCTGAGTACCTGTCGGGCCCGGGCGTTTTCGATATGAAGGCCGGCCTCGTTCAGGCGGTGTGGGGTATCCGTTCGCTGCAGCAAACCGCGGGTTTCACACCCCACACCCGGCTCATCCTGACCGGCGACGAGGAGACGGGCAGCCATGCCTCCCGAGCCATCATCGAGACCAAGACGAATGGCATGCCCGCTGTCTACGTTTTCGAGGGCAGCTCAGGCGGTGCTCTGAAAACCGGACGAAAAGGGGTGGGACTATTCACGGTGAACGCGATGGGAATCGAAGCCCATGCTGGCCTTAATCCCCTGGATGGTGCCAGTGCCGTGCACGCGATTGCGGAGGCTATTACCCAGATTGTGGGATTCGCTGATCACGCTGCTGGCACGACCGTTAATGCTGGTCTCGTCACCGGCGGGTCGCGCAGTAATGTTTCCGCTGGTCGTGCTCAGACGCAGGTGGACGTTCGGGTGACGTCCATCGCCGAAATGGCGCGCATCGATCGGTGCTTCACCAGCCTGACCACCACGGACCCACGCGTGACTCTCACGGTTGACACCGAGTGGAACCGGCCACCGTTCGAGCGCACCACCGAAATTGGCATGCTCTTCGCGAGGGCCGCTCGGGTTGGGCGATTGCTCGGGATCGACCTGACCGAGGTCTCCGTGGGCGGGGCCAGCGACGCGAACTTTGTTGCTGCTCTGGGCATCCCTGTACTTGATGGCCTCGGAGCCGTCGGCGACGGCGCGCACGCTCGGCATGAACACGCCAGCCGTTCGGGTCTGGTGGAACGCGCCGCGCTCGCCGCAGGACTTCTTCTCCCGGACTCCGCGTGGCCGACACCGGTTCCGTCCGTTGCAGCCACGAGCGTGTTCGACGAGAGCGGCCGGGCCATCGCCCCCGCACCCATCGTCTCGGTGCCACGTGTCCCCGTGCCGATCGCTGATCAGGCGAGCGTCGCAGCGACGCGCGCCGCCAACATTGCCGGGGTACGCATCCGAGAAGAAACCGAGATAAACGAGCTTCGGGAGGTTTCGGAACTGCTGGTCACGATCTGGGGCACAGGTCGAGGAGAGAGCCCCATGTCCGCAGAGCTCCTGCGCGGTCTCGGTCATGCCGGCAGCGCAGTATCGGCCGCGTACGACCGAAACGGCGGGCTCTGCGGTGCTGCCGTTCTCATCGTCTCCCCGGGATCGGTGTCGGCATATTCACTGATCGCGGGTGTTTTGTCGGCGAACGCCGACCAGGGTGTGGGGTTCGCGCTCAAGCAACATCAACGGGCGTGGGCGTTGGAACGTGGCATAGACGAGATTAGCTGGACGTTCGACCCGCTGGTCAGCCGCAATGCCCGATTCAACCTGACCAAGCTCGGTGCGCATTCTGTGGAATACACGTCGAACTTCTATGGTGCGATGAGCGGTGCGATCAACGCGAACGATGAGAGTGACCGCTTGACGGCGCTCTGGCCGTTGACGACGCAACTGGCGGTTGAATGCAGTGAAGGCCGGGCATCCACAGTGGAGCTGCCCGCTTTCTCTCCCGATCAGGTGCGCGACGTGGGCCCGGATGGCGAGCCGGCCGTGATCGAAGCGGAAGGCGCCCTCTGGTGCCGGGTACCGACTGACATCGTTGCTCTCCGGAGGCAGAGCCCGCGGATCGCCGCGGAGTGGCGACAGTTTGCGCGAGAGATTTTCACCACGAGTTTTTCCTCTGGACACATTATCCGTGGGGTCACCCGAGCCGGCTGGTATCGGCTTGAAACAGAAGGACAGTAA
- the menC gene encoding o-succinylbenzoate synthase produces the protein MKIENVELRRVTMPLVRPFRTSFGQIDHREMTIVRVTTANAEGWAECAAEPQPLYSSEFLDGCDLVIRDHLLPRLRAVGDKLTAEHVAKTLAPVKGHPMSKAVLETAILDAQLKERGVSFGQYLGAVNDTVPSGVSVGIMDSIDGLLDVVGEYLAEGYLRIKLKIEPGWDIEPVRAVRERFGDDILLQVDANTAYSLADARHLALLDPFNLLLIEQPLPEDDILGHANLAKLMTTPICLDESIESARDAAAAIVLGACSIINVKPARVGGFLEARRIHDVAAAHGVPVWCGGMLETGIGRAANVALAGLPNFTLPGDTSASNRYYKQDLTAPFVLQDGCLPVPTAPGIGVDVLPDALADVTTARADIAF, from the coding sequence ATGAAAATTGAGAATGTTGAACTGCGCCGGGTAACGATGCCTTTGGTTCGCCCGTTCCGTACGTCTTTTGGGCAGATCGACCACCGCGAAATGACAATTGTGCGCGTGACAACTGCCAACGCTGAGGGATGGGCCGAGTGCGCCGCTGAGCCCCAGCCGCTCTATAGCTCAGAGTTTCTTGACGGCTGCGACCTCGTGATCCGCGATCATCTACTCCCGCGGCTTCGCGCCGTCGGTGACAAGCTGACGGCCGAACACGTGGCGAAGACGCTGGCGCCGGTCAAGGGACATCCGATGTCGAAGGCCGTGTTGGAGACCGCAATCCTCGATGCCCAGCTGAAGGAAAGGGGAGTGTCCTTTGGTCAGTACCTCGGTGCGGTTAACGACACGGTGCCGTCGGGTGTGTCCGTGGGAATCATGGACTCCATTGACGGCCTTCTCGATGTTGTCGGCGAGTATCTTGCCGAGGGCTACCTTCGTATCAAACTCAAGATCGAACCGGGGTGGGATATTGAGCCCGTGCGCGCGGTCCGCGAACGCTTCGGTGACGACATCCTGTTGCAGGTGGACGCCAACACCGCGTACTCACTGGCAGACGCGCGGCATCTCGCGTTGCTGGATCCCTTTAATCTTCTGCTCATAGAACAGCCGCTCCCCGAGGACGACATTCTCGGCCACGCCAATCTGGCCAAGCTGATGACCACACCGATTTGCCTCGACGAATCGATTGAATCTGCTCGGGATGCCGCCGCAGCCATTGTGCTTGGTGCCTGCAGCATTATTAACGTGAAACCGGCTCGCGTCGGTGGTTTTCTTGAGGCGAGGCGCATTCACGATGTTGCGGCCGCGCACGGCGTGCCGGTGTGGTGTGGCGGAATGCTCGAAACAGGCATTGGCCGTGCGGCCAACGTTGCGCTTGCCGGACTGCCGAACTTCACGCTCCCCGGTGACACGTCGGCCTCCAATCGGTACTACAAGCAGGACCTCACGGCGCCGTTCGTGTTACAGGACGGATGCCTGCCGGTACCCACCGCGCCCGGTATTGGCGTTGATGTTCTGCCTGATGCTCTCGCGGACGTCACGACCGCCAGGGCCGACATCGCCTTTTAG
- a CDS encoding ABC transporter substrate-binding protein gives MNARLSSRPAWQIAVSLGFAATLALTACSSTAETSAPTATAPVGDIDAAAAAALPAKYVEAGVIKVASDYPYPPMEMLDENQNLTGLDFDLAQAIGVKLGVPLTLEKQAFATNIPALQSGQSDIIMSGMNDTAKRQETLDFVDYFYAGFSIMVLAGNPEKITTVLDLCGRDVAVSKATIQAEILRGYDEQCTEAGPGPIKIAELPSETDVQTAVRSGKAIADVVDSAVAAYSAQTAGDGEMFEVVQDPANLNGYNPVYTGIGVLKKDSELTKALVLALDSIIADGTYQTILEKYDLGDYAIDKAGLNLGS, from the coding sequence ATGAATGCACGACTGAGCAGCCGACCCGCGTGGCAGATCGCGGTATCCCTCGGATTTGCGGCAACGCTGGCCCTGACCGCCTGCTCGAGTACAGCGGAGACCAGCGCGCCCACCGCCACGGCACCCGTCGGGGACATTGACGCAGCCGCTGCGGCCGCCCTGCCAGCAAAATATGTGGAGGCTGGCGTGATCAAAGTGGCCTCAGATTATCCTTACCCGCCAATGGAAATGCTCGACGAGAACCAGAACCTCACCGGGCTCGACTTTGACCTTGCGCAGGCCATCGGTGTGAAGCTGGGCGTGCCGCTCACACTCGAGAAGCAGGCCTTCGCCACCAATATCCCGGCACTGCAGTCGGGCCAGAGCGACATCATTATGTCTGGCATGAACGACACGGCCAAGCGTCAGGAAACACTCGACTTCGTCGATTATTTTTACGCCGGATTCTCCATCATGGTTCTGGCTGGTAACCCGGAGAAGATCACGACAGTGCTTGACCTGTGCGGGCGGGATGTTGCAGTGTCGAAGGCGACGATCCAGGCGGAGATACTGCGCGGCTACGACGAGCAGTGCACCGAGGCCGGGCCGGGACCAATCAAGATTGCCGAGCTGCCCAGCGAGACCGACGTGCAGACCGCCGTGCGCTCGGGCAAGGCAATTGCCGATGTCGTTGACTCCGCCGTGGCTGCTTACTCCGCGCAGACCGCCGGGGATGGCGAGATGTTCGAAGTGGTTCAGGATCCCGCTAACCTCAACGGATACAACCCCGTCTACACCGGGATCGGCGTACTGAAGAAGGACTCCGAGTTGACCAAAGCGCTCGTGCTGGCGCTCGACTCGATCATTGCTGATGGTACCTACCAGACGATCCTTGAGAAGTACGACCTGGGCGATTACGCCATCGACAAAGCCGGCCTGAACCTCGGCTCGTAG